A single region of the Bacteroides luhongzhouii genome encodes:
- a CDS encoding Omp28-related outer membrane protein, translating to MKKLYSTILPIVMILCLAMLSSCSGSSDEIENGGTDDGILRITADKTAIQADGVEKVTFTVRLGTKDVSDESTMNLILVKESGEENLDYGVRAFSTSVPGTYVFKARYYEGKSMVSENEVTVRASSISGGVSYYHKLLGMQFTSIGCQACPALSTTLKAIQTEQPGRLAIASFHMDFGGMTDPMTTAATNNYRTNILGNFSGLPRLFYNLRKGTKEMISIKSQIEEELQNELNNYPASCGVAIESVYNASDRKVTVTAKLTSNVTNTYRCLIYLVEDGIKYFQTNGGNDYTHNNVVRAVLSTSLNGDRFNGEVNAGVESTMQRSYQLESGWNVDHMRVIVSMLTTLDGGKTYTCNNVNECQLGESADYLYNE from the coding sequence ATGAAGAAATTATACTCGACAATTCTACCAATTGTAATGATCCTTTGTTTAGCAATGCTGTCATCCTGTTCCGGCAGTTCGGACGAAATAGAGAATGGAGGGACGGATGACGGCATTTTGCGTATCACAGCCGATAAAACTGCGATACAGGCAGACGGAGTGGAGAAAGTGACCTTTACAGTCAGACTAGGCACAAAAGATGTAAGTGATGAAAGCACGATGAACCTGATTCTGGTAAAGGAATCAGGGGAAGAAAACCTGGATTATGGCGTCCGTGCTTTCAGCACTTCGGTGCCGGGTACATATGTTTTTAAAGCCCGTTATTATGAGGGAAAGTCAATGGTCAGTGAAAATGAAGTGACTGTCCGGGCCAGTTCCATATCAGGAGGAGTCAGTTATTATCATAAGTTGCTGGGAATGCAGTTTACCTCCATCGGTTGTCAGGCTTGTCCGGCACTTAGCACTACATTGAAGGCCATTCAGACGGAACAACCGGGACGATTGGCTATTGCTTCTTTCCATATGGATTTCGGAGGAATGACAGACCCTATGACTACAGCGGCTACCAATAACTACCGGACCAATATTCTTGGCAATTTTTCAGGATTACCCCGTTTGTTTTACAATCTGCGTAAAGGAACAAAAGAAATGATCAGCATAAAAAGCCAGATTGAGGAGGAGCTTCAAAATGAACTGAACAACTATCCTGCTTCTTGTGGGGTTGCCATTGAATCTGTGTATAATGCTTCTGACCGTAAGGTGACAGTTACTGCCAAGTTAACCTCCAATGTAACGAACACTTACCGTTGTCTGATCTATCTGGTGGAAGACGGAATTAAATATTTCCAAACGAACGGCGGGAATGATTATACTCATAATAATGTAGTTCGCGCAGTGCTTTCCACATCATTAAACGGAGATCGTTTCAATGGTGAGGTCAATGCGGGAGTGGAATCTACCATGCAACGTTCTTATCAGTTGGAATCTGGGTGGAATGTAGACCATATGCGTGTCATTGTATCGATGCTTACAACATTGGACGGGGGAAAGACTTATACGTGTAATAACGTAAATGAATGTCAACTTGGAGAGTCGGCTGATTATTTGTATAACGAATAA
- a CDS encoding S41 family peptidase — protein MKNLFNNFYSVVLLALCLVAFSNCSDSDDGGEVGGTDNGITAIASETEMNVSLYGETVEISFTAAGKWSPSLQYSTGADWASITNTSGNSAAGKGGLKVKVDKNESGKERALTVAVQVEGYKAPVTVCTITQGAGSGTAVDLALNEYMDKYLKEHYLFNEEYNTLDIDYASVSYENFLPTYLLSMRTNEEDGGTYRAFSVNAGKRYIYSYIMETGSSRTRANTRATSVVGSGLGTFFSSYMPDKTTIGLSIGYVYLESPAAKAGLRRGDVIVSVDGVTLNRNNYQQYMSTLFYAGGGETFRIGYRRKVFDEKQGGYDLVDGTATLTTGSYNNSPILNSMFIKDKKENKFNIGYLVYLGFDLNFAEDLKYVIQQFKAEGITDLILDLRFNNGGSVELARYLAASIAGTSHRSDVFMKMQRNSGADEYIRFGDGDDLNLKSVRIICSEETASASELIINGLRGIDFPVKLFGSRTEGKNVGMEVQEYKYGNKYYEFAPITFRSFNAKDWGDYADGIDPDVMLNNQNSSYEDDIDNVFPYAFGDWDNFDFNYPLYWALCDVQGVDPTTGEPVKRSGRAGLTRSSKDEIIRVPSVPLKRPAGTFGSLIYNKPEVENLY, from the coding sequence ATGAAAAATTTATTTAATAATTTTTATAGTGTAGTATTACTTGCTTTGTGTCTGGTTGCTTTCAGTAACTGTTCGGATAGTGATGACGGCGGAGAAGTCGGTGGTACGGATAATGGGATTACTGCGATTGCCAGTGAAACGGAAATGAATGTGTCTCTTTATGGGGAGACTGTCGAGATCTCATTTACTGCGGCAGGGAAATGGTCTCCTTCTTTACAATATTCTACGGGAGCGGATTGGGCTTCCATAACTAATACCAGTGGTAATTCTGCAGCTGGTAAAGGCGGACTAAAAGTAAAGGTTGATAAAAACGAATCCGGAAAAGAGCGGGCATTGACTGTGGCTGTGCAAGTGGAGGGATATAAGGCTCCTGTTACAGTATGTACTATCACACAAGGAGCTGGTTCCGGAACGGCAGTGGACTTGGCTCTCAATGAGTATATGGATAAATATTTGAAGGAACATTATTTGTTCAATGAGGAATATAATACGTTAGATATAGATTATGCATCAGTGTCTTATGAAAATTTTCTGCCAACTTATCTTTTATCGATGAGAACCAATGAGGAAGATGGCGGAACTTATCGTGCATTTTCAGTCAATGCAGGTAAGCGTTATATCTATTCTTATATTATGGAAACAGGTTCCAGTAGAACACGTGCAAACACTCGTGCAACAAGCGTTGTGGGATCGGGACTTGGCACGTTTTTCTCTTCTTATATGCCGGATAAGACAACTATTGGACTATCCATTGGTTATGTATATTTAGAATCTCCTGCCGCCAAAGCCGGATTGAGACGTGGCGACGTGATTGTTTCTGTTGATGGGGTTACTTTGAATAGGAATAATTATCAGCAATACATGAGCACTTTGTTTTATGCCGGTGGAGGTGAAACGTTTAGGATCGGCTATAGGCGTAAAGTCTTTGATGAAAAACAGGGTGGTTATGATTTAGTGGATGGAACTGCGACATTAACTACTGGTAGTTATAATAATAGTCCTATCTTGAATTCAATGTTTATCAAAGATAAAAAAGAGAATAAATTCAACATCGGTTATTTAGTTTATCTAGGTTTTGATTTGAATTTTGCGGAAGACTTGAAATATGTAATTCAACAATTCAAGGCAGAAGGTATCACAGATTTGATTTTGGATTTACGTTTTAACAATGGAGGCTCTGTTGAATTAGCTCGTTATTTAGCCGCTTCTATCGCTGGTACATCACATCGTTCGGATGTATTTATGAAAATGCAACGTAATTCCGGTGCAGATGAGTATATCCGTTTTGGAGATGGTGATGATCTAAATCTTAAATCTGTAAGAATCATCTGTTCAGAAGAAACGGCTTCCGCCAGTGAATTGATAATTAATGGACTAAGAGGAATAGATTTTCCTGTGAAATTATTTGGTAGCCGCACAGAAGGAAAGAACGTGGGAATGGAAGTGCAAGAATATAAATATGGAAATAAATATTATGAATTTGCTCCGATTACTTTCCGTTCTTTCAATGCAAAAGACTGGGGAGATTATGCTGACGGTATTGACCCGGATGTCATGTTGAATAATCAAAACTCAAGCTATGAAGATGATATTGATAATGTATTCCCTTATGCTTTCGGAGATTGGGACAATTTTGATTTCAATTATCCATTATATTGGGCGCTATGCGATGTTCAAGGGGTGGATCCGACTACAGGAGAACCTGTTAAACGTAGTGGAAGAGCTGGTTTGACACGTTCTTCAAAAGATGAAATCATCAGAGTACCATCTGTACCTTTGAAACGCCCTGCGGGAACTTTTGGCTCGCTCATTTACAACAAGCCGGAAGTAGAAAACTTATATTAG
- a CDS encoding PL29 family lyase N-terminal domain-containing protein has translation MRRNQFLCSMEKCTFFLVAVCVVMFSSCYNDDDLKNSISGLEDRMAKLEASLQSIQSDISTLKTLTDALSQKKSIASVLENEDGSYTIKFSDQTEVTIHNGENGEDAPQITVIKDEEDGIYYWGMTGTDGKKTFLKDGEGNKMPVTAVAPKVRINTNTKEWEISTDNGKTWEPTGVYASGEGTGDTSLFSGVSQDDDYAYFTLKDGTILKVVKSKELKCEILSGKQYFANGEEKQLPVEMSGISKYTVTKPDGWKVSLTGKGLTIIAPVAENQYAEAGGKVAIVAVASNGQSLISEIPVILGEAPVAISVGGQSVSTTLKSGIEMYYLGVMEINEYSTEMVAELVNGYSARMYMKTAALDKVPLSELLGKDTEAGKTYMIWAVPSSETGEKYQSDDVIATAIKTAATVELKASDITFEGATVSATKKGCDSYYTGIADKANYSPERVIEDLAYGGGTRQYSDYNGPLEGKTLDFLPTIIPGTTYVLWAIPYNEEGEYQTEELVTVEIPVPALTYDGTATVNVGNVVATVTSVSAPITPGTDCYKYYYFYMKEQALANYATDREVISYLIKNGKSSKEAVIFERASLEPGTKGVIVAVALDKKGQLGSLVKVQADSKDISYNASISVDVSIDPGALFTTLTLTPTGTPVKYRYVHMKLNDFRSYPYWGDEEAVKQALIMNNEVTEITVADLKENRLVIDDIEFNADYLLFMIAVDADGNPSATMTKKEYTSAKPTYVRIGRDADLWKASEPEVTIDKIEKDKFYTVWYTVKPKADCKQFYVFAGPEDYLTGMFDEQIKYVMKNGVKQTTTYSGNIYGTLPTNINVTWVDAEGRIYELSKTVVNVPE, from the coding sequence ATGAGAAGAAATCAATTTTTATGTAGCATGGAAAAATGTACGTTTTTCCTGGTGGCAGTATGTGTTGTAATGTTTTCGTCATGTTATAATGACGATGATTTAAAGAACTCGATTTCCGGTCTGGAAGATCGTATGGCTAAATTGGAAGCTTCATTGCAAAGTATACAAAGTGATATTTCTACATTGAAGACACTCACTGATGCTCTGTCTCAAAAGAAATCAATTGCTTCTGTATTGGAGAACGAAGATGGTAGTTATACTATCAAGTTTTCAGACCAGACGGAGGTAACCATACATAATGGTGAAAATGGGGAGGATGCTCCGCAAATAACCGTAATCAAAGATGAGGAAGATGGTATTTATTATTGGGGAATGACCGGTACGGACGGCAAGAAGACATTCTTGAAAGATGGAGAAGGGAATAAGATGCCTGTGACGGCTGTCGCTCCTAAGGTTCGCATTAATACGAATACGAAAGAGTGGGAAATTTCTACTGATAATGGAAAAACTTGGGAACCGACCGGTGTTTATGCTTCCGGAGAGGGGACGGGGGACACTTCTCTTTTCAGCGGAGTAAGCCAGGATGATGATTACGCTTATTTTACTTTGAAAGATGGTACGATATTGAAGGTCGTAAAATCCAAAGAACTGAAATGCGAGATACTATCGGGAAAACAATATTTTGCGAATGGGGAGGAGAAACAGCTTCCGGTTGAAATGAGTGGTATTTCGAAATATACAGTTACAAAGCCTGACGGCTGGAAAGTTTCACTGACAGGAAAGGGACTGACTATTATTGCTCCTGTTGCTGAAAATCAGTATGCAGAGGCAGGTGGTAAGGTCGCCATAGTGGCGGTTGCTTCCAATGGACAAAGTCTTATTTCAGAGATTCCGGTAATATTAGGGGAAGCTCCTGTAGCTATATCCGTTGGAGGTCAGTCTGTTTCTACTACGTTGAAAAGTGGGATAGAAATGTATTATTTGGGAGTGATGGAAATAAATGAATACAGCACAGAAATGGTAGCTGAATTAGTGAATGGATATTCTGCCCGTATGTACATGAAAACTGCTGCTCTTGATAAAGTGCCACTGTCTGAGTTGTTGGGTAAGGACACCGAAGCTGGAAAGACATATATGATCTGGGCGGTACCTTCATCTGAGACTGGTGAAAAATATCAGTCGGATGATGTAATTGCTACTGCAATTAAGACTGCTGCGACTGTAGAATTGAAAGCTTCAGATATTACATTTGAAGGTGCAACGGTTTCTGCAACCAAAAAAGGTTGTGACAGTTATTATACAGGGATTGCGGATAAGGCTAATTATTCGCCGGAAAGAGTGATTGAGGATTTGGCTTATGGTGGTGGAACCAGACAATATTCGGATTATAACGGACCGCTGGAGGGGAAGACGCTGGATTTCCTTCCTACAATTATACCAGGAACAACGTATGTGCTTTGGGCTATTCCTTATAATGAAGAAGGAGAGTATCAGACAGAAGAACTGGTGACGGTTGAAATTCCTGTTCCTGCGCTGACATATGACGGAACTGCAACGGTAAATGTGGGTAATGTAGTTGCTACGGTTACAAGTGTAAGTGCGCCTATTACCCCCGGAACTGATTGTTACAAGTATTATTATTTTTATATGAAGGAACAGGCTTTGGCTAACTATGCTACCGACAGGGAGGTGATCTCCTATCTTATTAAAAACGGTAAATCTTCCAAAGAAGCTGTAATTTTTGAAAGGGCTTCTCTGGAACCGGGAACGAAAGGTGTTATTGTTGCAGTAGCTTTGGATAAAAAAGGACAGCTCGGTTCTCTAGTTAAAGTACAGGCTGATTCTAAAGATATATCCTATAATGCTTCTATTTCGGTAGATGTGTCGATCGATCCGGGAGCTTTATTTACAACGTTAACGTTGACTCCGACCGGAACTCCGGTAAAATACCGTTATGTTCATATGAAATTGAATGATTTCAGAAGTTATCCATATTGGGGAGATGAGGAAGCAGTAAAACAGGCTTTGATAATGAATAACGAGGTAACAGAGATTACTGTTGCTGATTTGAAAGAGAATCGACTGGTTATTGATGACATAGAGTTTAATGCAGATTATCTATTATTCATGATAGCTGTTGATGCAGACGGGAATCCTTCTGCAACAATGACAAAGAAGGAATATACCAGTGCGAAACCGACTTATGTCCGAATAGGAAGGGATGCGGATTTGTGGAAAGCCAGTGAACCGGAGGTAACGATTGACAAGATAGAAAAAGATAAGTTCTATACAGTTTGGTACACCGTGAAGCCTAAAGCTGACTGCAAGCAATTTTATGTATTTGCCGGACCAGAGGACTACCTGACAGGTATGTTTGATGAACAAATCAAGTATGTGATGAAAAATGGAGTCAAACAAACAACCACTTATTCAGGAAATATTTATGGAACGTTGCCAACTAATATCAATGTAACTTGGGTAGATGCGGAAGGACGAATTTATGAGCTTTCTAAAACTGTAGTAAACGTTCCTGAATAA
- a CDS encoding Omp28-related outer membrane protein produces the protein MRKFAMFFMPGLMCLCGCFVSCSGNSDENGEEPDNGEVTGPITLTVDKAKIEANGTDMATFTVTDANGKVLTTPEYMKNVYFEDLNTGDYLERRTNTFSAVENGAHRFKAYYLDWESEEVAVTVQNRKNYELFYRKVAVFKMTGTWCTYCPAMTSALKKVEDVMPNRMVKMAFHSSSSSATDPFHLSQTSAIMSRFGASGFPTNIYDLKVMSIDRNVSVIKQTLKDQIRKYPATCGIKLNTSYNSSIGEITINAALKSSKGGEYDLVYALVTDGLTASGGNENSYDYTVRVISNNYMAMSTDGRFTVKANEEHTGGTFTVSKAMNLSPETSRIVVYALRKVDDAYMVDNITECSIDGSVDYIYND, from the coding sequence ATGAGAAAATTTGCAATGTTTTTTATGCCGGGTCTGATGTGCCTGTGCGGATGTTTTGTGTCATGTAGTGGTAATTCCGACGAAAATGGTGAGGAACCGGATAACGGCGAAGTGACAGGACCTATTACTTTGACTGTGGATAAAGCCAAGATTGAAGCGAACGGAACTGATATGGCAACTTTCACGGTAACCGATGCGAATGGGAAAGTGCTGACGACTCCTGAATATATGAAGAATGTATATTTTGAGGACCTTAATACCGGTGATTATCTGGAGAGACGAACTAATACGTTCTCGGCAGTAGAGAACGGAGCCCATCGGTTTAAAGCATATTATCTGGACTGGGAATCGGAAGAAGTTGCCGTAACCGTACAGAACCGGAAAAATTATGAACTTTTTTACCGTAAAGTGGCTGTTTTCAAAATGACCGGAACCTGGTGTACTTATTGTCCCGCTATGACTTCAGCATTGAAGAAAGTTGAAGACGTGATGCCGAACCGTATGGTGAAGATGGCTTTTCATTCTTCCAGCAGTTCTGCCACCGACCCGTTCCATTTGTCACAGACAAGTGCTATTATGAGCCGTTTCGGAGCATCCGGTTTTCCTACTAATATCTATGACTTGAAGGTGATGTCGATAGACAGAAATGTGAGCGTTATCAAACAAACCTTGAAAGACCAGATCAGAAAATACCCGGCCACTTGCGGTATCAAACTGAATACGTCCTACAACTCTTCTATTGGTGAGATTACGATAAATGCTGCATTGAAGTCGAGTAAGGGAGGAGAATATGATCTGGTTTATGCGTTGGTTACTGACGGTCTGACGGCATCAGGAGGTAACGAGAATTCTTATGATTATACAGTAAGAGTTATTTCCAACAACTACATGGCAATGTCAACTGACGGAAGATTTACTGTAAAAGCCAATGAAGAACACACTGGCGGTACTTTTACAGTTTCTAAAGCAATGAACCTAAGCCCTGAAACATCACGTATAGTGGTTTATGCATTACGTAAAGTGGATGATGCATATATGGTGGATAATATAACCGAATGTTCTATCGACGGAAGCGTAGATTATATTTATAATGACTAA
- a CDS encoding TlpA family protein disulfide reductase, producing the protein MRALIVCITLLFAFLTCAMAQIPSVKVEDSKGTQVNTASLVNHKTPMIISFWATTCKPCIRELDAINELLPDWLEEAKFRVVAVSTDDSRSTAKARALAEGHGWDDFIMLYDKNQEFMRAMNVSLTPQVYVVNAEGKIVYSHTGYAPGSELELLKAIKKLQK; encoded by the coding sequence ATGAGAGCATTAATTGTTTGTATTACTCTGTTGTTTGCTTTTCTAACTTGTGCTATGGCACAAATACCTTCAGTCAAGGTTGAAGATTCCAAAGGAACGCAGGTGAACACCGCTTCCCTGGTTAATCACAAGACACCTATGATTATTTCTTTTTGGGCAACTACCTGTAAACCTTGTATTCGTGAATTGGATGCTATTAATGAACTGTTGCCCGACTGGCTGGAAGAGGCCAAGTTTCGTGTGGTAGCTGTTTCAACAGACGACAGCCGTTCTACAGCTAAAGCGCGTGCGCTGGCAGAGGGACATGGATGGGACGATTTTATCATGTTGTATGATAAGAACCAGGAATTTATGCGGGCTATGAATGTAAGCTTGACTCCGCAGGTATATGTGGTAAATGCGGAGGGAAAAATTGTCTATTCACATACCGGCTATGCTCCGGGAAGTGAATTGGAGCTACTGAAAGCGATTAAAAAACTACAGAAATAA
- a CDS encoding DUF6029 family protein, protein MTRIRFRMFALLALASTLANAQENNKKGYLTGSFETNTIYYKDDSKTDAESPEDHFGSNNYLKLDYYQGKFAVGVQLEAYEPVLVGYPSELEKAKLTNYYVSWADKDFSVTAGTFYEQFGSGLLFRSWEDRMLGLNNAVMGARFTYNYKNIIGLKAIWGTPRFGMDFSDTQVRGVDVSFSLSEMLRWQKTSLSIEGGALNRYEKISIDLEEEGGKPYSNGFSGRVNFERSGFIMKGEYVDGGNKYYGFIHDDKAFVKKRANAQLLELGYSGSGLGVNLTGRRLEWMNSEIIVGNGSTSNLLNYVPAMSTQYTYMLTNLHPHTPQVGDVTNTISGEMGGQLDVFYHFKRGTAIGGKRGLKLHANFSTYYALEKEGTAQIGNLSFRDFSFDVEKQWTKSFKMNLLYSMQEYSPSYGAKKATCLSNIFVADLQYKFTPSFSTRMELQYLTTQENEKDWMAALLEINFAPAWSIYGSDMYNHGKEKIHYYNVGASYAKSRTRIALSYGRNREGYVCSGGVCRTIPKYTGANLTITTSF, encoded by the coding sequence ATGACTAGAATAAGATTTCGGATGTTCGCTTTATTAGCGTTAGCATCGACCTTGGCCAATGCACAGGAAAATAACAAGAAAGGTTATTTGACAGGAAGTTTTGAAACAAATACGATTTATTACAAAGATGATAGTAAAACAGATGCAGAATCTCCGGAAGACCATTTCGGTTCGAACAATTATCTGAAACTGGATTATTATCAGGGCAAGTTTGCCGTAGGTGTACAGCTGGAAGCCTATGAGCCTGTACTGGTGGGATACCCGTCAGAACTGGAAAAGGCAAAACTGACCAACTATTACGTTTCTTGGGCCGACAAGGACTTTTCCGTAACAGCGGGTACATTTTATGAACAGTTCGGTAGCGGACTGCTGTTCCGTAGCTGGGAGGACCGTATGCTTGGATTGAATAATGCGGTGATGGGAGCACGCTTTACTTATAATTACAAGAATATTATAGGTTTGAAAGCCATTTGGGGTACTCCACGTTTTGGTATGGATTTTTCTGATACACAAGTACGTGGCGTAGATGTAAGTTTCTCCTTATCTGAAATGCTTCGTTGGCAAAAGACTTCCTTGAGTATTGAAGGAGGGGCATTGAACCGGTATGAGAAGATCAGCATCGATCTGGAAGAGGAAGGAGGGAAACCTTATTCGAATGGTTTCTCGGGACGGGTAAATTTTGAACGTTCCGGATTTATAATGAAAGGTGAATATGTAGATGGTGGCAATAAATATTACGGATTCATTCACGACGACAAGGCTTTTGTGAAGAAACGTGCCAATGCGCAGTTGTTGGAACTGGGATATAGTGGCAGCGGACTAGGTGTGAATCTGACCGGGCGCCGTCTGGAATGGATGAACAGCGAGATTATTGTCGGCAATGGTTCTACATCGAATCTGTTGAATTACGTTCCGGCCATGAGTACGCAATACACCTATATGCTGACCAATTTACATCCTCATACCCCGCAAGTGGGAGATGTGACGAATACAATCAGCGGTGAGATGGGGGGACAACTGGATGTCTTTTATCATTTCAAAAGAGGAACGGCTATTGGAGGTAAGCGTGGTCTGAAATTGCATGCTAACTTTTCTACCTATTATGCTTTAGAAAAAGAAGGTACAGCCCAGATTGGTAACTTGTCCTTCCGTGATTTTAGTTTTGATGTAGAAAAGCAGTGGACAAAGTCATTCAAAATGAATCTGCTTTATTCCATGCAAGAATATAGTCCTTCTTATGGAGCGAAAAAAGCGACCTGTCTGTCGAATATTTTTGTAGCGGATTTACAGTATAAGTTCACCCCTTCTTTTTCAACCCGCATGGAGTTGCAATACCTGACTACCCAAGAAAATGAGAAAGACTGGATGGCTGCTTTGCTGGAAATAAACTTTGCTCCTGCATGGAGTATTTATGGAAGTGATATGTATAATCACGGCAAGGAAAAAATCCATTATTACAATGTGGGGGCCAGTTATGCAAAATCACGTACGCGTATAGCTTTAAGTTATGGTCGTAACAGGGAAGGATATGTATGTTCCGGTGGAGTCTGCCGGACGATACCTAAATACACAGGGGCTAACCTGACTATTACCACTTCGTTCTGA
- a CDS encoding Calx-beta domain-containing protein, giving the protein MNYLKIYTLLLCAVLITACSDDEEQLNSGAATVNLQEAAMTVKESAGLCTVPVVVTGEHTGTIRVSFELKDHNAKEDENYIVTTKTLLIPAGQEIVNFEFKTVDDKLVNDDRSFDIEIASVEGASIGEKKRLTVTIKDNDSSFYETLSGTWIFTGTASATNVSNVSVGFSVKVNTAEEGTEAYEHYLVCSNKNGFDPDNDIEWEFNWRLQYEYDAATRKTYLSVVSDEDVASYGSYTIRFRRLALDGSTSNVYRGEYDVDTKTVIFENANLIGDMYKDGLIQIQKFRLFDCKMEHIR; this is encoded by the coding sequence ATGAACTATCTGAAAATATATACCCTTCTTCTGTGTGCTGTTCTCATAACTGCCTGTTCAGACGATGAGGAGCAGTTAAATTCCGGGGCGGCTACGGTAAACCTACAAGAGGCAGCGATGACGGTGAAAGAGTCTGCCGGGTTGTGCACTGTACCTGTCGTAGTGACGGGTGAACATACTGGAACGATCCGCGTGTCATTCGAGTTAAAGGATCATAATGCAAAAGAAGATGAAAACTACATCGTCACAACCAAAACACTACTTATTCCTGCCGGACAGGAGATTGTTAATTTCGAGTTTAAGACCGTAGATGACAAATTAGTCAATGATGACCGTTCTTTTGATATTGAAATAGCCAGTGTGGAAGGAGCGTCTATTGGTGAAAAGAAGCGGTTGACCGTGACTATCAAAGATAATGATTCCAGTTTTTATGAAACACTTTCAGGAACTTGGATATTTACCGGAACAGCGTCTGCCACCAATGTTTCCAATGTATCAGTGGGCTTCTCCGTAAAAGTAAATACGGCGGAAGAAGGTACGGAGGCTTACGAACACTATCTGGTTTGTTCGAATAAAAACGGATTTGATCCGGATAATGATATTGAGTGGGAATTTAACTGGCGGTTACAGTATGAATATGATGCAGCTACGCGGAAAACATATTTGTCTGTTGTGTCGGATGAGGATGTTGCTTCCTATGGTTCGTATACCATCCGTTTCAGGAGGCTGGCTTTGGATGGAAGTACTTCCAATGTTTACCGGGGGGAATATGATGTCGATACAAAAACAGTCATCTTCGAAAATGCCAACCTGATAGGGGATATGTACAAAGACGGTTTGATACAGATACAGAAATTCAGGCTTTTCGACTGTAAAATGGAACACATAAGATAA
- a CDS encoding Omp28-related outer membrane protein — translation MYINIYKITLLVCICGIGLFWISCSGNSDESEQTEVILSVSKNTLIADGKDAITFTVMQAGVDVTADATIRSIMDSQTLDGNTFSTSKAGTYAFEASYGKYVSKLITVVAKSTSVAPSRFVRRICAMEFTGTWCAMCPAGMTRLNYLISSDYEGIVYLMSFHVNGTSADPMAIEQSSILSKKFAISGYPSCVVDMRKEMGLSENYTVMRTIFNESLEKYVSHCGVAISSLYNEAGSEAKVTVRVTSEKTSDYRLIVYAVENGLKYEQNDGGNYRDYTHNHVVRKLLSVSVDGDKLGQIPEDKEVTQEYAVTLDNTWKAENLSFYALVTDENGYVNNLAVCEAINGNADYEYVND, via the coding sequence ATGTATATAAATATTTATAAAATAACATTGTTGGTCTGCATTTGCGGTATAGGGCTTTTCTGGATTTCCTGTTCGGGAAATTCCGATGAATCGGAACAGACGGAAGTGATTTTGAGCGTCAGTAAAAACACGTTGATTGCTGATGGGAAGGATGCTATAACCTTTACGGTAATGCAGGCAGGGGTTGATGTGACTGCTGATGCAACCATCCGCTCCATAATGGACAGCCAAACCCTGGATGGAAATACATTTTCTACTTCTAAAGCAGGAACATATGCTTTTGAGGCATCATATGGCAAGTATGTATCCAAACTGATAACGGTGGTTGCGAAAAGTACCTCGGTTGCACCGTCCCGATTTGTCAGGCGTATTTGTGCGATGGAGTTTACCGGCACGTGGTGTGCCATGTGTCCGGCAGGAATGACTCGTTTGAATTACCTGATTAGTTCGGATTATGAAGGGATTGTTTATCTGATGTCCTTTCATGTAAATGGAACGAGTGCTGATCCGATGGCAATCGAACAGTCCTCGATTCTTTCTAAAAAGTTTGCTATTTCCGGCTATCCTTCATGTGTTGTCGATATGCGTAAGGAAATGGGATTGTCTGAAAACTATACAGTCATGCGGACGATATTTAATGAGTCCTTGGAGAAATATGTTTCCCATTGTGGTGTAGCTATCAGTTCTCTTTATAATGAAGCCGGTTCCGAAGCTAAAGTTACGGTGAGAGTGACCTCAGAGAAAACGTCTGACTATCGCCTGATAGTATATGCTGTGGAAAATGGTTTGAAATATGAGCAGAATGACGGTGGTAACTATCGGGACTATACGCACAATCATGTAGTGAGGAAATTGCTTTCAGTTTCGGTTGACGGTGACAAGCTGGGGCAGATTCCGGAAGATAAAGAGGTCACGCAAGAGTACGCAGTGACGTTGGATAATACATGGAAAGCAGAAAACCTTTCTTTCTATGCATTAGTAACGGATGAAAACGGCTATGTGAATAACCTGGCTGTTTGCGAAGCTATAAACGGCAATGCCGATTATGAATATGTAAATGATTAA